In a genomic window of Croceibacterium sp. TMG7-5b_MA50:
- the lldD gene encoding FMN-dependent L-lactate dehydrogenase LldD, with protein sequence MKAASALDYRDLARRRLPPFLFEYVDGGSYAEVTLKRNVADLEAIALRQRVLKDVSQIDLSTTIFGQELSMPVALAPIGLAGMNARRGETQAVRAADKAGIPFCLSTVSACPIPEVAAAAKRPFWFQLYMIRDRAFMRDLLAQAAAAGCTTLVFTVDMPVPGSRYRDYRSGLAGASGFMGAARRVAQAMMHPRWAWDVGIHGRPHALGNVAPVLGANTGLEDFFAWMRNNFEPAVGWDDIAWIRSQWAGEIVIKGILDPADAQEAANNGADGLVVSNHGGRQLDGALSSTRALPPIAQAVGDRMVVMADGGVRSGLDVVRLLALGAQCVLLGRAWVYALAGGGEEGISHMLDLVRAEMRVAMALTGTTRIADIDATMLHLPGDHG encoded by the coding sequence ATGAAGGCCGCTTCCGCCCTCGACTACCGCGACCTCGCCCGCCGTCGTCTGCCCCCGTTCCTGTTCGAATATGTCGATGGCGGATCCTACGCCGAAGTGACGCTGAAGCGGAACGTCGCCGACCTGGAAGCGATCGCGCTGCGCCAGCGCGTGCTGAAGGACGTATCGCAGATCGACCTGTCGACCACGATCTTCGGGCAGGAATTGTCCATGCCGGTCGCGCTGGCGCCGATCGGCCTTGCCGGCATGAACGCCCGCCGGGGGGAGACGCAGGCGGTACGCGCGGCGGACAAGGCCGGTATCCCGTTCTGCCTGTCCACCGTATCGGCCTGCCCGATCCCCGAAGTGGCGGCGGCGGCCAAGCGCCCGTTCTGGTTCCAGCTCTACATGATCCGCGATCGTGCCTTCATGCGCGACCTGCTGGCGCAGGCGGCGGCGGCGGGCTGCACCACGCTGGTGTTCACCGTGGACATGCCGGTGCCGGGCAGCCGCTACCGCGACTACCGTTCCGGCCTGGCGGGTGCGTCCGGCTTCATGGGCGCGGCGCGGCGTGTGGCGCAGGCGATGATGCATCCGCGCTGGGCATGGGACGTGGGCATCCATGGCCGGCCGCACGCGCTCGGCAATGTCGCCCCGGTGCTGGGCGCGAATACCGGGCTGGAGGATTTCTTCGCCTGGATGCGCAATAATTTCGAACCCGCCGTGGGCTGGGACGATATCGCCTGGATCCGCAGCCAGTGGGCAGGGGAGATCGTGATCAAGGGCATCCTGGACCCCGCCGACGCGCAGGAAGCGGCCAATAACGGTGCGGACGGGCTGGTGGTGTCGAACCATGGCGGGCGGCAGCTGGATGGCGCGCTGTCCTCCACCCGCGCACTGCCGCCGATCGCGCAGGCGGTGGGCGACCGGATGGTGGTGATGGCCGATGGCGGCGTCCGCTCCGGCCTCGACGTGGTGCGGCTGCTGGCGCTGGGCGCGCAGTGCGTGCTGCTGGGTCGGGCCTGGGTCTATGCGCTGGCCGGCGGGGGCGAGGAGGGCATCAGCCACATGCTCGATCTGGTCCGGGCGGAGATGCGCGTCGCCATGGCGCTGACCGGCACGACCCGCATCGCCGATATCGATGCCACCATGCTGCACCTGCCGGGGGACCACGGGTGA